In Ilumatobacter fluminis, the following proteins share a genomic window:
- a CDS encoding 3-dehydroquinate synthase family protein, whose amino-acid sequence MTGLRHLTVPLDDRSYEVVVGPGAASYLGSVLPASARRAAIVTQDSIPVEVHTDLPYERFVIGEGEQHKSLETIGELCRGFARMGLTRNDVVIGVGGGMVTDVAGFAAASYHRGVPVVHVSTTLLGMVDAAIGGKTGVNLPEGKNLVGAFWQPSGVICDLDALESLPDRERRCGLGEMAKYHFLTGDDLLALDLTDRVARCVEIKAEVVASDEREGGRRAILNYGHTLAHALEISTEHRLAHGEAVAIGLIFAAHLANVMGRIPVERVDEHFAVVGEEYGLATDIPAGLDADTLVSLMHRDKKALDGLTFVLDGPNGVEVVAGVDEAPVREALDRMLP is encoded by the coding sequence ATGACCGGCCTGCGCCACCTGACGGTTCCCCTCGACGATCGCTCGTACGAGGTCGTCGTCGGACCGGGCGCTGCCTCGTATCTCGGTTCCGTGTTGCCGGCGAGTGCCCGCCGAGCGGCGATCGTCACGCAAGACTCGATCCCGGTCGAGGTGCACACCGATCTGCCGTACGAGCGGTTCGTGATCGGCGAGGGTGAGCAGCACAAGTCGCTCGAGACGATCGGTGAGCTGTGCCGTGGCTTCGCCCGGATGGGGCTCACCCGCAACGACGTGGTGATCGGTGTCGGCGGCGGCATGGTCACCGACGTCGCCGGGTTCGCGGCGGCGTCGTACCACCGGGGCGTTCCCGTGGTGCACGTGTCGACGACGCTGCTCGGCATGGTCGACGCGGCGATCGGCGGCAAGACCGGCGTCAACCTGCCCGAGGGCAAGAACCTGGTCGGCGCGTTCTGGCAGCCGAGCGGCGTGATCTGTGATCTCGACGCGCTCGAGAGTCTGCCGGACCGGGAGCGGCGCTGCGGGCTGGGGGAGATGGCGAAGTATCACTTCCTCACCGGTGACGACCTGCTCGCGCTCGACCTCACCGATCGGGTCGCCCGATGTGTCGAGATCAAGGCCGAGGTCGTGGCGAGCGACGAACGCGAGGGTGGCCGTCGGGCGATCCTCAACTACGGACACACGCTGGCGCACGCGCTCGAGATCTCGACCGAGCACCGCCTCGCCCACGGCGAAGCGGTGGCGATCGGGCTGATCTTCGCCGCGCACCTGGCGAACGTGATGGGTCGCATCCCGGTCGAGCGGGTCGACGAGCACTTCGCCGTCGTGGGGGAGGAGTACGGGCTCGCCACCGACATCCCGGCCGGCCTCGACGCCGACACCCTCGTCAGCCTGATGCACCGAGACAAGAAGGCGCTCGACGGGCTGACGTTCGTGCTCGACGGGCCGAACGGTGTCGAGGTCGTCGCCGGTGTCGACGAGGCACCCGTGCGCGAAGCGCTCGACCGCATGCTGCCGTGA
- a CDS encoding ParA family protein: MQRTVAVLNQKGGVGKTTVTLGLASAADAARRRVLVVDLDPQAASSWVLGIDPGGPSAAEALASKRANTRDFVVPSAWSDHVHVLPGSADLQRLEDGHVKRLRALLEQVEDDYEAVLVDCPPSLGDLTRSALVASAHALIVVEPSSLGLRGIGGVADVIDEIWDSHNPDLELSGVILNRVPAVSREAERRIDELARIVSRRAIWSPSIPQRVIINEAVGARRPVHSYGSRATDTAAVFDSLWRKVRGLVRS; the protein is encoded by the coding sequence ATGCAACGAACCGTGGCGGTGTTGAACCAGAAGGGCGGCGTCGGCAAGACGACCGTGACGTTGGGCCTCGCGTCGGCGGCCGATGCCGCTCGCCGTCGGGTGCTGGTGGTCGACCTCGATCCGCAGGCGGCGAGTTCGTGGGTACTCGGGATCGACCCGGGCGGTCCGTCGGCCGCCGAAGCGTTGGCGTCCAAGCGTGCGAACACGCGTGATTTCGTGGTGCCGTCGGCCTGGTCCGACCATGTCCACGTGCTGCCCGGGTCGGCCGACCTACAACGACTCGAGGACGGCCACGTCAAGCGTCTACGCGCCCTGCTCGAACAGGTCGAGGACGACTACGAGGCCGTCCTGGTCGACTGTCCGCCGTCGCTCGGCGACCTGACCCGGTCCGCGCTCGTCGCGTCGGCACATGCACTGATCGTGGTCGAACCGTCCTCGCTCGGCCTTCGTGGCATCGGCGGCGTCGCCGACGTGATCGACGAGATCTGGGATTCGCACAATCCCGACCTCGAACTGTCGGGTGTCATCCTCAACCGGGTCCCCGCCGTGTCGCGAGAGGCCGAACGCCGGATCGACGAACTGGCCCGCATCGTGTCGCGCCGCGCGATCTGGTCGCCATCGATCCCCCAGCGGGTCATCATCAACGAAGCCGTCGGCGCCCGCCGCCCGGTCCACTCCTACGGCAGCCGCGCCACCGACACCGCAGCCGTGTTCGACAGCCTCTGGCGCAAGGTGCGCGGCCTCGTCCGCTCCTGA
- the aroC gene encoding chorismate synthase, whose translation MLRFLTAGESHGQALVVVLEGLPAGLEITVEEIQAEMARRRLGYGRGPRQRFEVDELTLIGGVRHGRTLGSPVAIEIKNTEWFRSDKWHEEMSPAPGETKDPLTLVRPGHADLAGMQKYGFTDARDVLERASARETAARVAGGAIAKKLLSSLDVEVISHVIQMGQAKIADDAARPTPADLEAVDGDEVRCFDPAASAAMIDEIKAAAKEGDSLGGVVEVLGFNVPIGLGSHVHWDRKLDGMLAQALMSIQAVKGVEIGDGFEVAGRLGSAAHDPIRWDSDQKRYTRLSTLAGGLEGGISNGELVVARAAMKPLATLNRPTLETVDVVTKESGVSFKERTDVTAVPAMGVVAETMVALVLAQEALRKFGGDSMSEFVRNAESFSANLES comes from the coding sequence ATGCTTCGTTTCCTCACGGCCGGTGAATCACACGGGCAAGCGCTCGTCGTGGTGCTCGAAGGACTGCCCGCCGGGCTCGAGATCACGGTGGAGGAGATCCAGGCCGAGATGGCCCGGCGCCGACTCGGCTACGGCCGCGGCCCCCGCCAGCGGTTCGAGGTCGACGAGCTGACGCTGATCGGCGGTGTCCGCCACGGCCGCACGCTCGGTTCGCCCGTCGCGATCGAGATCAAGAACACCGAGTGGTTCCGCAGCGACAAGTGGCACGAGGAGATGTCGCCGGCCCCCGGAGAGACGAAAGACCCGCTCACGCTCGTCCGCCCCGGCCACGCCGACCTGGCCGGCATGCAGAAGTACGGCTTCACCGACGCTCGCGACGTGCTCGAACGGGCGTCGGCCCGCGAAACGGCCGCCCGAGTGGCCGGGGGAGCGATCGCCAAGAAGCTGCTGTCGTCGCTCGACGTCGAAGTCATCTCGCACGTGATCCAGATGGGTCAGGCCAAGATCGCCGACGACGCCGCCCGCCCGACGCCCGCCGACCTCGAAGCGGTCGACGGCGACGAGGTGCGCTGCTTCGATCCCGCCGCCAGCGCGGCGATGATCGACGAGATCAAGGCCGCCGCGAAGGAAGGCGACTCCCTCGGAGGCGTCGTCGAGGTGCTCGGCTTCAACGTGCCGATCGGCCTCGGCTCGCACGTCCACTGGGATCGCAAGCTCGACGGCATGCTCGCCCAGGCGCTCATGTCGATCCAGGCCGTGAAGGGCGTCGAGATCGGCGATGGGTTCGAGGTGGCCGGCCGGCTCGGCAGCGCCGCCCACGACCCGATCCGCTGGGACAGTGACCAGAAGCGCTACACGCGGCTGTCGACGCTGGCCGGTGGCCTCGAGGGCGGCATCTCGAACGGCGAGTTGGTCGTGGCCCGCGCCGCCATGAAGCCGCTGGCCACCCTGAACCGGCCCACGCTCGAAACGGTCGACGTGGTCACCAAGGAGTCGGGCGTCTCGTTCAAGGAGCGCACCGATGTCACCGCCGTGCCCGCCATGGGCGTCGTGGCCGAGACGATGGTCGCCCTGGTCCTCGCTCAGGAGGCGCTGCGGAAGTTCGGCGGCGACTCGATGAGCGAATTCGTGCGGAACGCCGAGTCGTTCAGCGCGAACCTGGAGTCATGA
- the alaS gene encoding alanine--tRNA ligase, producing MNADQLRQSFLDFFAAKDHSVVPSASLIPHDPTVMFTVAGMVPFKPYFVGDEVPPYQRAVSSQKCARAGGKHNDLDDVGRTKRHLVFFEMMGNFSFGDYFKEAIIPWSWDLVTGSPESGGWGMDGDRMWITVHETDDEAEAIWHEQVGVPMNRIQRLGDKDNFWQMGDTGPCGPCSEIHIDRGPEFGPDGGPLGDPAGDRFMEFWNLVFMQYNQAPDGSRTPLPKPSVDTGAGLERILALLQGVDSVWETDLMVPLIDTAQSITGKRTIVGDYDDRDSFAMRVLAEHARSSTMLVSDGVFPSNEGRGYVLRRIIRRAVRYAFLLGTEQLVMPRLVETAIDVMGNAYPDVVKNRDFIVGVLTREEERFRHTLKTGLSILDDELTTGDSLSGSTAFVLHDTYGFPLELTQEIAGEREVEVDLAGFEAEMTAQRERAKAARKDSGASDERLDGYREVVEQFGITEFLGYTDVSTQSRVLSVLSAGTDDDGNELVDVFLDRTPFYAESGGQVGDTGTISTETGKVEVLDTTFALPNLRRHTGRVVDGTVSAGQEATAAIDGARRDATKRNHTATHLLHWALRRVLGDHVKQAGSYVGPDRLRFDFSHYESVTADEIAEIERLVNAETLRNERARSFETSKSEAEALGAIAFFGDKYGDIVRVLEAGPSVELCGGTHVSATGDIGTVKIVSESSIGSNLRRIEAITGEASVALLQEDEAKLGTIGQLVGATGDVVDGVQRKLDEIKELQNELKAMRSQMAAGRASEIAAGADDGVVVARVDGIDPGDLRELALAVRQQGVRRVALLGETPSGGVSLAAAVGPDEGIPAANLIKDAARAVGGGGGGKGDVATAGGKDPSGLDEAMRIATEAARA from the coding sequence ATGAACGCTGACCAGCTGCGACAGTCCTTCCTCGATTTCTTCGCTGCGAAGGACCACTCGGTCGTGCCCTCCGCATCACTGATCCCGCACGACCCGACCGTGATGTTCACCGTGGCCGGCATGGTGCCGTTCAAGCCGTACTTCGTCGGCGACGAGGTGCCGCCGTACCAGCGTGCGGTCAGCTCGCAGAAGTGCGCCCGCGCCGGCGGCAAGCACAACGACCTCGACGACGTCGGTCGCACCAAGCGTCACCTCGTGTTCTTCGAGATGATGGGCAACTTCAGCTTCGGTGACTACTTCAAGGAAGCGATCATCCCGTGGAGCTGGGACCTCGTCACCGGCTCGCCCGAGAGCGGCGGCTGGGGCATGGACGGTGACCGCATGTGGATCACCGTCCACGAGACCGACGACGAGGCCGAGGCGATCTGGCACGAGCAGGTCGGGGTGCCGATGAACCGCATCCAGCGGCTCGGCGACAAGGACAACTTCTGGCAGATGGGCGACACCGGCCCGTGCGGCCCGTGTTCCGAGATCCACATCGACCGTGGCCCCGAGTTCGGTCCCGACGGCGGCCCGCTCGGCGATCCGGCCGGCGACCGGTTCATGGAGTTCTGGAACCTGGTCTTCATGCAGTACAACCAGGCGCCCGACGGCAGTCGCACGCCGCTGCCGAAGCCGTCGGTCGACACCGGTGCCGGCCTCGAGCGCATCCTGGCCCTGTTGCAGGGTGTCGACTCGGTCTGGGAGACCGACCTGATGGTGCCGCTCATCGACACCGCCCAGTCGATCACCGGCAAGCGCACGATCGTCGGCGACTACGACGACCGTGACAGCTTTGCCATGCGGGTGCTCGCCGAGCACGCCCGCTCGTCGACGATGCTCGTCAGCGACGGCGTGTTCCCCTCCAACGAGGGCCGCGGCTACGTGCTGCGTCGCATCATCCGCCGTGCGGTGCGCTACGCCTTCCTGCTGGGCACCGAGCAGCTCGTCATGCCGCGCCTCGTCGAGACGGCGATCGACGTGATGGGCAACGCCTATCCCGACGTCGTCAAGAACCGCGACTTCATCGTCGGGGTGCTCACCCGTGAAGAAGAGCGCTTCCGCCACACGCTCAAGACGGGCCTGTCGATCCTCGACGACGAGCTCACCACCGGTGACTCGCTCTCGGGATCGACGGCGTTCGTCCTGCACGACACCTACGGTTTCCCGCTCGAGCTGACCCAGGAAATCGCCGGCGAACGCGAGGTCGAGGTCGACCTCGCCGGGTTCGAGGCCGAGATGACGGCCCAGCGCGAGCGCGCCAAGGCGGCCCGCAAGGATTCGGGCGCGTCCGACGAGCGCCTCGACGGGTACCGCGAGGTCGTCGAGCAGTTCGGCATCACCGAGTTCCTCGGCTACACCGACGTGTCGACCCAGAGTCGGGTGCTGTCGGTGCTGTCCGCCGGCACCGACGACGACGGCAACGAACTGGTCGACGTGTTCCTCGACCGCACCCCGTTCTACGCCGAGAGCGGCGGCCAGGTCGGCGACACCGGCACGATCAGCACCGAGACCGGCAAGGTCGAGGTGCTCGACACCACGTTCGCGCTCCCGAACCTGCGCCGTCACACCGGGCGCGTGGTCGACGGCACGGTGTCCGCCGGCCAGGAGGCGACGGCGGCGATCGACGGCGCCCGGCGAGATGCGACCAAGCGCAACCACACCGCGACGCACCTGCTGCACTGGGCGCTGCGCCGGGTGCTGGGCGACCACGTCAAGCAGGCCGGTTCCTACGTCGGCCCCGACCGGCTGCGTTTCGACTTCTCGCACTACGAGTCGGTGACCGCCGACGAGATCGCCGAGATCGAGCGGCTCGTCAACGCCGAGACGCTGCGCAACGAGCGGGCGCGTTCGTTCGAGACCAGCAAGAGCGAGGCCGAGGCGCTCGGCGCCATCGCGTTCTTCGGCGACAAGTACGGCGACATCGTGCGCGTGCTCGAGGCCGGCCCGTCGGTCGAGTTGTGCGGCGGCACCCACGTGTCGGCCACCGGCGACATCGGCACGGTCAAGATCGTGAGCGAGTCGTCGATCGGTTCCAACCTGCGCCGCATCGAGGCGATCACCGGCGAGGCGTCGGTGGCGCTGCTCCAGGAGGACGAGGCGAAGCTCGGCACCATCGGCCAGCTGGTCGGTGCGACCGGCGACGTGGTCGACGGTGTGCAGCGCAAGCTCGACGAGATCAAGGAGCTCCAGAACGAGCTCAAGGCGATGCGTTCGCAGATGGCGGCCGGCCGTGCGTCGGAGATCGCCGCGGGCGCCGACGACGGCGTCGTCGTGGCGCGCGTCGACGGGATCGACCCGGGCGACCTGCGCGAGTTGGCCCTCGCAGTCCGCCAGCAGGGTGTGCGTCGGGTGGCGCTGCTCGGTGAGACGCCGAGCGGTGGTGTCTCGCTCGCCGCGGCCGTCGGCCCCGACGAGGGGATCCCGGCCGCCAACCTGATCAAGGACGCCGCCCGCGCCGTCGGTGGTGGCGGCGGCGGCAAGGGCGATGTCGCGACTGCGGGTGGCAAGGACCCGTCCGGGCTCGACGAGGCGATGCGCATCGCCACGGAGGCCGCTCGGGCGTGA
- the mltG gene encoding endolytic transglycosylase MltG, which yields MARRPSEPAVVVIDERDLGRSDWVPDEWDEVGEVPAVEPLRRQNRIVKWVMWLALVLVTVLIIVAGYVGWWYLDRVRPDGELTDPIAFTVVEGDSVETLAVRLELEGFVDDASVFEWYVERKGGLEVTPGFYQIRQGDHMGNVLARLRTPPDQTYQRVTFPEGFTIEQMADRLAEEIPRLDRDAFVEAATSGTIESRFAPEGESSLEGLLFPDTYQVSNADNEAQVVERMSALMERVANDQEEIEVGAYVKGRSAYDLMIIASMIEKEAKLDEDRAKIARVIYNRLELGMPLQIDATLYYEGDRDTPFPVLRQTPGPYNSYLNTGLPPTPIANPGRASIRAAINPAPDPPPGDPICQELADPTQDCRYLFYVLANEQGGHAFAATGEQHQANVDRAAELGLLD from the coding sequence GTGGCTCGACGCCCGAGCGAACCGGCTGTCGTCGTGATCGACGAGCGCGACCTCGGCCGTTCCGACTGGGTTCCCGACGAGTGGGACGAGGTCGGCGAGGTTCCCGCCGTCGAGCCGCTCCGGCGCCAGAACCGGATCGTGAAGTGGGTGATGTGGCTCGCACTGGTGCTCGTCACCGTGCTGATCATCGTGGCCGGCTACGTCGGTTGGTGGTACCTCGACCGGGTCCGCCCCGACGGTGAGCTCACCGACCCGATCGCGTTCACGGTGGTCGAGGGCGATTCCGTCGAGACGTTGGCCGTGCGGCTCGAGCTGGAAGGGTTCGTCGACGACGCGTCGGTGTTCGAGTGGTACGTCGAACGCAAGGGCGGGCTCGAGGTGACGCCCGGCTTCTATCAGATCCGCCAGGGCGACCACATGGGCAACGTGCTGGCCCGACTGCGCACGCCGCCCGACCAGACGTACCAGCGGGTGACGTTCCCGGAGGGGTTCACGATCGAGCAGATGGCCGATCGGCTGGCGGAGGAGATCCCACGGCTCGACCGTGACGCGTTCGTGGAGGCGGCCACCAGCGGCACGATCGAGTCGCGTTTCGCGCCCGAGGGTGAGTCGTCGCTGGAAGGACTGCTCTTCCCCGACACGTACCAGGTGTCGAACGCCGACAACGAGGCCCAGGTGGTCGAGCGCATGTCGGCGCTGATGGAGCGGGTCGCCAACGATCAGGAGGAGATCGAGGTCGGCGCCTACGTGAAGGGCCGGTCGGCCTACGACCTGATGATCATCGCGTCGATGATCGAGAAGGAAGCCAAGCTCGACGAGGACCGTGCGAAGATCGCCCGGGTGATCTACAACCGCCTCGAGCTGGGCATGCCGCTCCAGATCGACGCCACGCTGTACTACGAGGGCGACCGGGACACGCCGTTCCCGGTGCTCCGTCAGACGCCGGGTCCGTACAACTCGTACCTCAACACGGGGTTGCCGCCGACGCCGATCGCGAACCCGGGGCGGGCGTCGATCCGAGCGGCGATCAATCCGGCGCCCGACCCGCCGCCGGGCGATCCGATCTGCCAGGAGCTCGCGGACCCGACCCAGGATTGCCGCTACCTGTTCTATGTGCTCGCGAACGAGCAGGGCGGACACGCGTTTGCCGCGACCGGCGAACAGCACCAGGCCAACGTCGACCGAGCAGCCGAACTGGGACTGCTCGACTGA
- a CDS encoding ribonuclease D, with product MTAKLEYRWVDDDAGLHEVIDAVLREERYAIDTEFHRERTYFPALALVQLGWGDDEIALIDPLAVDVSAFRRLFDADITAVFHAAQQDLDVLTHAVGAVPRHFFDTQIAGGFVGYGTPSLSALLNGELSINPPKGDRLTDWLRRPLTDAQRQYAAVDVAHLLDVHDRLLAQLDELDRVSWAEEACRELAARPVGAIDPMIAWTRLKDVKGLRPRPRAVAQAVAAWRERTAVERNSPVRQVLPDLAVLGIAQRQPSNAKELGQARGVDDRFSKGKIADQLLKAVAEGKAADPPEQVRGTDDLDRDLRPAVTLISAWVSQVAKRERIDTAMLATRADLTAFLAGDPSARLAHGWRNELLGEGIGRLVEGRAALTFDRGNGLRLVDVAD from the coding sequence GTGACGGCCAAGCTCGAGTACCGGTGGGTCGACGACGACGCCGGGCTCCACGAGGTCATCGACGCCGTGCTCCGCGAGGAGCGGTACGCGATCGACACCGAGTTCCATCGTGAACGCACCTACTTCCCGGCGCTCGCACTGGTGCAGCTGGGCTGGGGCGACGACGAGATCGCCCTGATCGACCCGCTCGCCGTCGACGTGTCGGCATTCCGTCGGCTGTTCGACGCCGACATCACGGCCGTGTTCCACGCCGCGCAGCAGGATCTCGACGTGCTGACCCACGCCGTCGGGGCCGTGCCGCGTCACTTCTTCGACACCCAGATCGCCGGCGGGTTCGTCGGGTACGGCACACCGTCGCTGTCCGCGCTGCTCAACGGTGAGCTGTCGATCAACCCGCCGAAGGGCGATCGGTTGACCGACTGGCTGCGACGCCCGCTCACCGATGCCCAGCGTCAGTACGCCGCCGTCGACGTGGCCCACCTCCTCGACGTGCACGACCGGCTGCTGGCCCAGCTCGACGAGCTCGATCGGGTCTCGTGGGCCGAAGAAGCGTGTCGTGAGTTGGCGGCGCGCCCGGTCGGGGCGATCGATCCGATGATCGCCTGGACCCGGCTGAAGGACGTGAAGGGGTTGAGGCCCCGGCCGCGAGCGGTCGCCCAGGCGGTCGCAGCGTGGCGTGAACGAACCGCGGTCGAGCGCAACTCGCCGGTGCGTCAGGTGCTGCCCGACCTCGCCGTGCTCGGTATCGCCCAGCGGCAACCGTCGAACGCGAAGGAGCTGGGCCAGGCGCGCGGTGTCGACGACCGGTTCAGCAAGGGCAAGATCGCCGATCAGCTGTTGAAGGCGGTCGCCGAGGGCAAGGCTGCCGATCCGCCCGAGCAGGTGCGTGGCACCGACGATCTCGACCGCGATCTGCGTCCGGCCGTCACCTTGATCTCGGCCTGGGTCAGCCAGGTCGCGAAGCGTGAGCGGATCGACACGGCGATGCTCGCCACCCGTGCCGACCTCACGGCGTTCCTCGCCGGCGACCCGTCGGCCCGCTTGGCCCACGGTTGGCGCAACGAGTTGTTGGGCGAGGGGATCGGCCGGCTGGTCGAGGGGCGCGCTGCGCTCACCTTCGACCGCGGCAACGGGCTGCGCCTCGTCGACGTCGCCGACTGA
- the ruvX gene encoding Holliday junction resolvase RuvX, which yields MSRPPGIRALGLDPGSKRIGVAVSDLSGTIASPLVVVQRSRSKEHDLHEIADLAREEEAEVIVVGLPLNMDGSRGPAARAATGFAKALATLVDVPVEMHDERRTTVTADESMMAAGLDAVQRRQRVDKVAAAIMLQSWLDARANRLSS from the coding sequence GTGAGCCGCCCGCCCGGCATCCGGGCGCTCGGCCTCGATCCCGGTTCGAAACGGATCGGGGTCGCCGTCAGCGACCTGTCGGGCACGATCGCGTCGCCGCTGGTCGTCGTCCAGCGGAGTCGCTCCAAAGAGCACGACCTGCACGAGATCGCCGACCTCGCCCGCGAGGAGGAGGCCGAGGTGATCGTGGTCGGGCTGCCGCTCAACATGGACGGCAGTCGTGGCCCGGCCGCGCGGGCTGCCACCGGCTTCGCGAAGGCGCTGGCTACGTTGGTGGACGTGCCGGTCGAGATGCACGACGAGCGCCGCACCACTGTGACGGCCGACGAGTCGATGATGGCGGCCGGACTCGACGCGGTGCAGCGGCGGCAACGGGTCGACAAGGTGGCGGCGGCGATCATGCTCCAGTCGTGGCTCGACGCCCGAGCGAACCGGCTGTCGTCGTGA
- the aroE gene encoding shikimate dehydrogenase, with amino-acid sequence MALPRLAAVIGAPVRHSLSPAMHNAVFAEGGLDWSFTRFEVVRGGAEAAIDAMAVLGIGGYAVTMPHKQQAFECVDEVDPAARALGAVNTVVLRDDGSTYGASTDGNGFVESLLAEGVVVADRRVAVIGAGGAARSIVDALGRAGAADIVIVNRTRASAESAAELAEAARAGTVDDVADADVLVNATSVGMGTDDLPIEAHLLRPDLAVADIVYHPLETALLRAARAVGATTVDGLGMLAHQAVLQQVIWTGQRPDPATLRRAAEHQLATP; translated from the coding sequence ATGGCGCTGCCTCGTCTCGCCGCCGTCATCGGCGCGCCCGTGCGGCACTCGCTGTCGCCGGCCATGCACAACGCCGTGTTCGCCGAGGGCGGGCTCGACTGGAGCTTCACCCGGTTCGAGGTCGTCCGTGGGGGAGCGGAGGCGGCGATCGACGCCATGGCGGTGCTCGGCATCGGCGGGTACGCCGTTACGATGCCGCACAAGCAGCAGGCGTTCGAGTGCGTCGACGAGGTCGATCCGGCTGCCCGAGCGCTGGGCGCGGTCAACACCGTCGTGTTGAGGGACGACGGATCGACGTACGGTGCCAGCACCGACGGCAACGGGTTCGTCGAGTCGCTGCTCGCCGAGGGGGTGGTCGTCGCCGACCGTCGCGTGGCCGTGATCGGCGCCGGGGGTGCCGCACGGTCGATCGTCGACGCGTTGGGACGGGCCGGTGCCGCGGACATCGTGATCGTGAACCGCACCAGGGCGAGCGCCGAGTCGGCCGCCGAACTGGCCGAGGCCGCTCGGGCGGGCACGGTCGACGACGTGGCGGACGCCGACGTGCTGGTGAATGCGACGTCGGTCGGCATGGGCACCGACGATCTCCCGATCGAGGCCCACCTGCTGCGACCCGACCTGGCGGTTGCCGACATCGTGTACCACCCCCTCGAGACGGCGTTGCTGCGGGCCGCTCGAGCGGTCGGCGCCACGACCGTCGACGGTCTCGGCATGCTCGCCCATCAAGCGGTGCTCCAACAGGTGATCTGGACCGGCCAACGCCCCGACCCCGCCACCCTCCGCCGAGCCGCCGAGCACCAACTCGCCACCCCATGA
- a CDS encoding GNAT family N-acetyltransferase, with protein MSFDRLETDRLVLRRWTDADRPAFHAMNSDPAVMATLGPVMRRSESDAFMNRITEAFELQGYGLWCVEADGEPIGFTGYMKPWFRDGVEIGWRIMSHAWGRGYAPEAARACLDLGFRPRDDGGIGFDEVITFTARSNDKSIRVMEKLGFTRDPDGDFDHPGVAEGNPLRPHVLYRMTATEWSTR; from the coding sequence GTGAGCTTCGACCGGCTCGAGACCGACCGGCTGGTGCTGCGTCGGTGGACCGACGCCGACCGGCCGGCGTTCCACGCCATGAACAGCGATCCGGCGGTGATGGCGACGCTCGGCCCGGTCATGCGGCGCAGCGAGTCGGACGCGTTCATGAACCGCATCACCGAGGCGTTCGAGCTCCAGGGCTACGGCCTGTGGTGCGTCGAGGCGGACGGCGAGCCGATCGGGTTCACCGGCTACATGAAGCCGTGGTTCCGTGACGGCGTCGAGATCGGCTGGCGCATCATGTCGCACGCCTGGGGTCGTGGATACGCGCCCGAGGCGGCGAGGGCGTGTCTCGACCTGGGGTTCCGGCCACGTGACGATGGCGGGATCGGCTTCGACGAGGTGATCACGTTCACCGCCAGGTCGAACGACAAGTCGATCCGGGTGATGGAGAAGCTGGGCTTCACGCGCGATCCCGACGGCGACTTCGACCACCCCGGCGTCGCCGAAGGCAACCCCCTGCGCCCCCACGTGCTCTACCGCATGACCGCGACGGAGTGGTCGACCCGCTGA
- the mobA gene encoding molybdenum cofactor guanylyltransferase — translation MSGHPGVVLTGGGSRRMGSDKAFVLVDGRPMAIAVADALWEAGCHPVECQGGDLPGLASLGLDGFADEHPDAGPVDAIRTASARHDGPIVAVACDLPYLDAATVSAVIEAGSREQRLAVATADGHHHLVVYVPPDAVASEAVGASVREWVSGAIGVPVDPAVIRNINTPDDLRRDDPGR, via the coding sequence ATGAGCGGGCATCCCGGCGTCGTGCTCACCGGTGGTGGGAGCCGACGCATGGGCAGTGACAAGGCGTTCGTGCTCGTCGACGGTCGGCCGATGGCGATCGCCGTCGCCGATGCGTTGTGGGAGGCCGGGTGCCACCCGGTCGAGTGCCAGGGCGGCGATCTCCCCGGGCTCGCCTCGCTCGGACTCGACGGGTTCGCCGACGAGCACCCCGACGCCGGACCGGTCGACGCGATCCGGACGGCGTCCGCTCGTCACGACGGCCCGATCGTCGCCGTGGCCTGCGACCTGCCGTACCTCGACGCCGCCACCGTGTCCGCGGTGATCGAGGCGGGCTCGCGCGAGCAGCGGCTCGCCGTCGCGACCGCGGACGGGCATCATCACCTCGTGGTGTACGTGCCACCCGACGCTGTCGCGTCCGAGGCGGTCGGTGCCTCGGTGCGCGAGTGGGTGTCCGGCGCGATCGGCGTGCCGGTCGACCCCGCCGTGATCCGCAACATCAACACGCCCGACGATCTCCGTCGCGACGACCCCGGCCGGTAG
- a CDS encoding rhodanese-like domain-containing protein, with protein sequence MTIKEISVDELAELLEQGAPLVDVREPDEYAAARVSGGVLVPLATVPDHLDAFATEGPTYVICRSGGRSMRACEFLAAQGREVVNVAGGTLAWIESGRPVDSDA encoded by the coding sequence ATGACGATCAAGGAGATCTCGGTCGACGAACTGGCCGAGCTGCTCGAACAGGGTGCGCCCCTGGTCGACGTCCGTGAACCCGACGAGTACGCAGCCGCGCGGGTGTCGGGCGGCGTGCTCGTGCCCCTGGCCACCGTGCCCGACCACCTCGATGCCTTCGCCACCGAGGGGCCGACGTACGTGATCTGCCGATCGGGCGGCCGCAGCATGCGGGCGTGCGAGTTCCTCGCTGCGCAGGGGCGCGAGGTGGTGAACGTCGCCGGAGGAACGCTCGCGTGGATCGAGTCGGGTCGCCCGGTCGACTCCGACGCGTGA